A region from the Lycium barbarum isolate Lr01 chromosome 8, ASM1917538v2, whole genome shotgun sequence genome encodes:
- the LOC132607599 gene encoding protein ROOT PRIMORDIUM DEFECTIVE 1: MRLLQLRWKNPATISSNTPLSFGPFNSTTQTRWKKPANTAQTRLETRTRDPNLDKLTAQYRKLKLVLNLYDVVSSRKRGPFVSVQSLSKWVPHAGINTITTGGLLRKYPHIFEVFTHPVRRNLCCKFRDKFVILLKQEHDVVSQNEDENVMRIRKILMMSVNGRLHLHALRLMRTELGLPEDFRDQIIMKYHEVFRMVDLEIVELIDRNDTDESFGVAKVESWRKKEYTDKWLSEFEVKYAFPIHLPTGFVKEPGFKEKLKNWQRLPYVKPYERESEVVRKRTFGGIERYEKRAVAIIHELLSLTVENLVPVERMAHFKKDLGIEVNIRELLLKHPGIFYISTKGITEIVFLREAYSKGCLIEPNPIYDLRRKLLELLLLGNRHTRELRTEKEVKDESEDMTDDENGWESREGDFVIPILESFTDDNNDS, translated from the coding sequence ATGAGACTTTTACAGCTCCGGTGGAAGAACCCGGCGACTATATCATCAAACACTCCGCTTTCATTTGGCCCATTCAATTCCACAACCCAAACCCGTTGGAAAAAACCCGCTAACACAGCCCAAACCCGCTTAGAAACCCGTACCCGTGACCCGAATCTCGACAAACTCACAGCCCAATACCGGAAACTCAAACTCGTCCTCAACCTCTACGACGTCGTATCTTCAAGAAAACGCGGTCCTTTTGTTTCAGTTCAGTCACTCTCCAAATGGGTCCCACATGCCGGAATTAACACCATTACAACCGGTGGTCTTTTACGGAAATACCCTCATATCTTCGAGGTATTTACTCACCCTGTTAGGAGAAATTTGTGCTGTAAGTTTAGGGATAAATTTGTCATTTTGCTGAAACAAGAACATGATGTTGTGTCACAAAATGAAGATGAGAATGTGATGAGGATAAGGAAGATTTTAATGATGTCTGTTAATGGGAGATTACATTTGCATGCTCTTAGATTGATGAGGACTGAATTGGGTTTGCCTGAAGACTTCAGGGACCAGATAATAATGAAGTATCATGAAGTTTTTAGGATGGTAGATTTAGAGATTGTTGAGTTAATTGATAGAAATGACACTGATGAGAGTTTTGGTGTTGCAAAGGTTGAATCTTGGAGGAAAAAAGAATATACTGATAAATGGTTGAGTGAATTTGAGGTTAAATATGCATTTCCTATTCATCTCCCTACAGGGTTTGTGAAAGAACCTGGTTTTAAGGAGAAATTAAAGAATTGGCAAAGGCTTCCTTATGTTAAGCCTTACGAAAGGGAATCGGAAGTTGTTCGAAAGCGTACTTTTGGAGGGATTGAGCGGTATGAAAAGCGAGCTGTGGCGATTATTCATGAGCTTTTGAGCTTGACTGTTGAGAACTTAGTGCCAGTTGAAAGGATGGCTCATTTTAAGAAGGATCTCGGGATTGAAGTTAATATTCGTGAGCTGTTGTTGAAGCATCCTGGGATATTTTATATCTCTACTAAAGGGATTACTGAGATTGTTTTTCTGAGAGAAGCATATAGTAAAGGGTGTTTGATTGAGCCGAACCCGATTTATGATTTGAGAAGAAAACTGTTGGAGCTTCTCTTGTTGGGAAACCGTCATACAAGAGAGTTGAGAACGGAAAAGGAAGTGAAGGATGAAAGTGAAGACATGACAGACGATGAAAATGGATGGGAAAGCAGAGAGGGTGACTTTGTTATTCCAATTTTAGAGAGTTTTACTGATGATAACAACGACAGTTAA
- the LOC132605533 gene encoding alpha-L-arabinofuranosidase 1-like isoform X2, whose protein sequence is MDSSRSLSCILLLVLFGIFIQHQYSASGIGAYQTVLLSVNMSEASGRKIPNTLFGIFFEEINHAGAGGLWAELVSNRGFESGGSFTPSIIAPWVIIGDDSSVLVSTDLSSCFDRNKVALQIQVICDIEGANICPGGGVGVYNPGFWGMNIEQGKRYKLAFYVRSEEPINLSVALTGSNGLKKLATTTVVAANVSSWTKVLVLLEAEGTDPNSRLELRSTTKGVIWFDQVSLMPLDTYNGHGFRKDLFGMLKDLKPAFIRFPGGCFVEGDYLKNAFRWKETIGPWEDRPGHYGDVWKYWTDDGLGLFDFLQLSEDLGALPVWVFNNGISHNDQVDTSSILPFVQDILDGLEFARGAPNSRWGSIRAEMGHPEPFDLRYVAIGNEDCYKPHYPGNYLKFYSAIKEAYPDIKIISNCDGSSKALDHPADLYDFHAFISEYAVHEDAGKGNLLAALGEAGFLIGVEKNSDVIEMASYAPLFVNNNDWMWKADAIVFDSSQVYGTPSYWMQHLFKESNGATLLSSTLQANSSNSLIGSAIIWRNETDNNEYLRIKVVNFGSSIETLTIAISGLEKEIAGATTTILTSTNVMDENSFADPKKISPVIGEIIDVGDLPYSGEIKDIVLLPYSISSLDLLQKPLSIRTVTTASDLESSF, encoded by the exons ATGGATTCAAGCCGCTCGCTTTCTTGCATTCTCCTTTTAGTTCTGTTTGGGATATTTATCCAACATCAATATTCTGCAAGTGGGATTGGCGCATATCAGACAGTGCTACTTTCAGTAAATATGTCTGAAGCATCAGGAAGGAAAATACCAAATACTCTATTTGGAATATTTTTTGAG GAGATCAATCATGCTGGTGCTGGTGGACTATGGGCTGAACTTGTCAGCAACAGAG GTTTCGAATCTGGAGGATCATTTACACCATCTATCATTGCACCTTGGGTTATCATTGGGGATGATTCTTCTGTCCTCGTATCAACTGATCTTTCATCATGCTTTGATCGGAATAAAGTTGCACTGCAGATACAAGTGATTTGTGACATTGAAGGTGCCAATATATGTCCAGGTGGAGGAGTTGGTGTCTACAATCCTGGATTCTGGGGCATG AATATTGAACAAGGAAAGAGATACAAACTGGCATTTTATGTGCGTTCAGAAGAACCAATTAATCTATCAGTAGCTTTGACCGGTTCAAATGGACTGAAGAAGCTGGCTACAACTACTGTAGT AGCTGCAAATGTATCGAGTTGGACAAAGGTGTTGGTTTTGTTGGAAGCTGAAGGAACCGATCCCAATTCAAGACTGGAACTGAGATCAACTACAAAGGGAGTTATATGGTTTGATCAAGTATCATTGATGCCTCTGGACACATACAAT GGGCATGGCTTTCGGAAAGAcctttttggaatgcttaaagaTTTGAAACCAGCATTCATCAGATTTCCAG GGGGCTGTTTTGTCGAAGGTGACTACTTAAAAAATGCATTTCGGTGGAAAGAAACCATTGGACCATGGGAAGACAGGCCTGGCCATTACGGTGACGTGTGGAAGTACTGGACCGATGATGGGCTTGGTCTTTTTGATTTTCTTCAA CTTTCTGAGGACTTGGGGGCATTGCCAGTCTGGGTTTTCAACAACG GAATCAGCCACAACGACCAAGTTGACACTTCCAGTATCTTACCTTTCGTGCAA GATATCTTAGATGGTCTTGAATTTGCGAGAGGTGCTCCTAACTCAAGATGGGGTTCGATTCGAGCTGAAATGGGACATCCAGAGCCCTTTGATTTAAGATATGTTGCTATTGGAAACGAGGATTGTTATAAGCCACATTACCCTG GAAATTACCTCAAGTTCTATTCGGCAATCAAAGAAGCCTACCCAGATATTAAGATAATCTCTAATTGTGATGGTTCTTCCAAAGCATTAGATCACCCTGCTGATTTATATGATTTTCAT GCTTTTATAAGTGAGTATGCCGTGCATGAAGATGCTGGAAAAGGTAATCTTTTAGCAGCACTGGGTGAAGCTGGATTCCTTATTGGAGTAGAAAAGAACAG TGATGTAATCGAAATGGCAAGTTATGCACCCCTATTTGTTAACAACAATGACTGGAT GTGGAAAGCAGATGCGATTGTTTTCGATTCTTCACAGGTGTATGGGACCCCTAGTTATTGGATGCAACACCTCTTCAAAGAGTCCAATGGTGCAACTCTTCTAAGTTCAACACTCCAAGCTAATTCTTCAAATTCACTAATAGGATCTGCCATCATCTGGCGAAATGAGACTGATAACAACGAGTACTTAAGAATTAAG GTTGTGAACTTTGGGAGTAGCATAGAAACTCTTACTATCGCTATCAGTGGATTAGAGAAGGAAATCGCTGGGGCCACAACAACTATATTAACATCTACCAATGTGATGGATGAAAATTCTTTCGCAGATCCTAAAAAG ATTTCACCAGTTATTGGCGAAATCATTGATGTTGGAGACTTACCATATTCTGGCGAAATCAAGGATATTGTACTGTTACCATATTCTATCAGTTCATTGGATTTGTTACAAAAACCCTTAAGCATTAGGACTGTAACAACTGCTTCTGACCTTGAATCTTCATTCTAA
- the LOC132605533 gene encoding alpha-L-arabinofuranosidase 1-like isoform X1, whose product MDSSRSLSCILLLVLFGIFIQHQYSASGIGAYQTVLLSVNMSEASGRKIPNTLFGIFFEEINHAGAGGLWAELVSNRGFESGGSFTPSIIAPWVIIGDDSSVLVSTDLSSCFDRNKVALQIQVICDIEGANICPGGGVGVYNPGFWGMNIEQGKRYKLAFYVRSEEPINLSVALTGSNGLKKLATTTVVAANVSSWTKVLVLLEAEGTDPNSRLELRSTTKGVIWFDQVSLMPLDTYNGHGFRKDLFGMLKDLKPAFIRFPGGCFVEGDYLKNAFRWKETIGPWEDRPGHYGDVWKYWTDDGLGLFDFLQLSEDLGALPVWVFNNGISHNDQVDTSSILPFVQDILDGLEFARGAPNSRWGSIRAEMGHPEPFDLRYVAIGNEDCYKPHYPGNYLKFYSAIKEAYPDIKIISNCDGSSKALDHPADLYDFHIYVSASDMFSNASRFDGAPRGGPKAFISEYAVHEDAGKGNLLAALGEAGFLIGVEKNSDVIEMASYAPLFVNNNDWMWKADAIVFDSSQVYGTPSYWMQHLFKESNGATLLSSTLQANSSNSLIGSAIIWRNETDNNEYLRIKVVNFGSSIETLTIAISGLEKEIAGATTTILTSTNVMDENSFADPKKISPVIGEIIDVGDLPYSGEIKDIVLLPYSISSLDLLQKPLSIRTVTTASDLESSF is encoded by the exons ATGGATTCAAGCCGCTCGCTTTCTTGCATTCTCCTTTTAGTTCTGTTTGGGATATTTATCCAACATCAATATTCTGCAAGTGGGATTGGCGCATATCAGACAGTGCTACTTTCAGTAAATATGTCTGAAGCATCAGGAAGGAAAATACCAAATACTCTATTTGGAATATTTTTTGAG GAGATCAATCATGCTGGTGCTGGTGGACTATGGGCTGAACTTGTCAGCAACAGAG GTTTCGAATCTGGAGGATCATTTACACCATCTATCATTGCACCTTGGGTTATCATTGGGGATGATTCTTCTGTCCTCGTATCAACTGATCTTTCATCATGCTTTGATCGGAATAAAGTTGCACTGCAGATACAAGTGATTTGTGACATTGAAGGTGCCAATATATGTCCAGGTGGAGGAGTTGGTGTCTACAATCCTGGATTCTGGGGCATG AATATTGAACAAGGAAAGAGATACAAACTGGCATTTTATGTGCGTTCAGAAGAACCAATTAATCTATCAGTAGCTTTGACCGGTTCAAATGGACTGAAGAAGCTGGCTACAACTACTGTAGT AGCTGCAAATGTATCGAGTTGGACAAAGGTGTTGGTTTTGTTGGAAGCTGAAGGAACCGATCCCAATTCAAGACTGGAACTGAGATCAACTACAAAGGGAGTTATATGGTTTGATCAAGTATCATTGATGCCTCTGGACACATACAAT GGGCATGGCTTTCGGAAAGAcctttttggaatgcttaaagaTTTGAAACCAGCATTCATCAGATTTCCAG GGGGCTGTTTTGTCGAAGGTGACTACTTAAAAAATGCATTTCGGTGGAAAGAAACCATTGGACCATGGGAAGACAGGCCTGGCCATTACGGTGACGTGTGGAAGTACTGGACCGATGATGGGCTTGGTCTTTTTGATTTTCTTCAA CTTTCTGAGGACTTGGGGGCATTGCCAGTCTGGGTTTTCAACAACG GAATCAGCCACAACGACCAAGTTGACACTTCCAGTATCTTACCTTTCGTGCAA GATATCTTAGATGGTCTTGAATTTGCGAGAGGTGCTCCTAACTCAAGATGGGGTTCGATTCGAGCTGAAATGGGACATCCAGAGCCCTTTGATTTAAGATATGTTGCTATTGGAAACGAGGATTGTTATAAGCCACATTACCCTG GAAATTACCTCAAGTTCTATTCGGCAATCAAAGAAGCCTACCCAGATATTAAGATAATCTCTAATTGTGATGGTTCTTCCAAAGCATTAGATCACCCTGCTGATTTATATGATTTTCAT ATTTATGTCAGTGCAAGTGATATGTTCTCTAATGCCAGCCGTTTCGATGGTGCACCACGTGGTGGACCAAAA GCTTTTATAAGTGAGTATGCCGTGCATGAAGATGCTGGAAAAGGTAATCTTTTAGCAGCACTGGGTGAAGCTGGATTCCTTATTGGAGTAGAAAAGAACAG TGATGTAATCGAAATGGCAAGTTATGCACCCCTATTTGTTAACAACAATGACTGGAT GTGGAAAGCAGATGCGATTGTTTTCGATTCTTCACAGGTGTATGGGACCCCTAGTTATTGGATGCAACACCTCTTCAAAGAGTCCAATGGTGCAACTCTTCTAAGTTCAACACTCCAAGCTAATTCTTCAAATTCACTAATAGGATCTGCCATCATCTGGCGAAATGAGACTGATAACAACGAGTACTTAAGAATTAAG GTTGTGAACTTTGGGAGTAGCATAGAAACTCTTACTATCGCTATCAGTGGATTAGAGAAGGAAATCGCTGGGGCCACAACAACTATATTAACATCTACCAATGTGATGGATGAAAATTCTTTCGCAGATCCTAAAAAG ATTTCACCAGTTATTGGCGAAATCATTGATGTTGGAGACTTACCATATTCTGGCGAAATCAAGGATATTGTACTGTTACCATATTCTATCAGTTCATTGGATTTGTTACAAAAACCCTTAAGCATTAGGACTGTAACAACTGCTTCTGACCTTGAATCTTCATTCTAA